One stretch of Erpetoichthys calabaricus chromosome 14, fErpCal1.3, whole genome shotgun sequence DNA includes these proteins:
- the socs3b gene encoding suppressor of cytokine signaling 3b, translating into MVTHSKFGAAMSSCPFEPSLRLSAHRFKIFNSKHEYQLVINALRKLQESGFYWGTVSGKDANNLLSAEPTGTFLIRDSSDNRHFFTLSVKTDSGTKNLRIQCDSCSFFLQTDPKCLPAAPRFDCVLKLVHHYMPSKNSPSPSGNGKNNYFIHSSGEKIPLELLRPLLSGVSTLQHLCRKTVNGHLEVSTKREQLPHTLKEFLQEYDSPV; encoded by the coding sequence ATGGTAACCCACAGTAAGTTTGGTGCCGCTATGAGCAGCTGTCCATTTGAGCCGAGCTTGAGGCTATCTGCTCACCGCTTCAAGATCTTCAACTCCAAGCATGAGTATCAGCTGGTCATCAACGCTTTGCGGAAGCTACAAGAAAGCGGATTCTACTGGGGCACAGTGAGTGGGAAGGACGCCAACAATCTGTTGAGCGCCGAGCCCACGGGGACCTTTCTGATACGGGACAGCTCCGACAATCGCCACTTCTTCACCCTCAGTGTCAAAACAGACTCGGGGACCAAGAACCTGCGCATCCAGTGCGACAGCTGCTCCTTCTTCTTACAAACTGACCCCAAATGCCTCCCTGCTGCTCCAAGGTTTGACTGTGTCTTGAAACTGGTCCACCATTACATGCCTTCCAAGAACTCGCCTTCCCCCAGCGGGAATGGGAAGAATAACTATTTCATTCATTCCAGCGGGGAAAAGATCCCTCTGGAACTCCTGCGGCCGCTGCTGTCCGGCGTGTCGACGCTGCAGCACCTCTGCCGCAAGACGGTGAACGGCCACTTGGAAGTGTCCACCAAGAGAGAGCAACTGCCACACACGCTCAAGGAGTTCCTCCAGGAATACGACTCTCCCGTGTGA